From the Debaryomyces hansenii CBS767 chromosome F complete sequence genome, the window AATATACTGTTAAGTCTGTAGGTTATATAGATAATCAACAATGCTTGTTCACTTACAAGAAGTTCATAAtgtaattttatttctataattTTCCGTCAAAAACCGGAAGGCTAACCTCAAAGAGAATATCTCGGAGAATTACGGTCCATCtccaaaatttattgcAGTAATCGTGTTATTATCACTGTTGCAGACTGTATTATTAGCGTTATCCTTTCATGTCATGATCATAGAATTGAATTGTATGTAGCtaaacaatatatatagaaCATTAACCCGTTATAAGAAGGCAGATTGATTCTGTTTATTTTTACGAGCAATTCTTCTTGGGGGTTCTACTTTAGCACCAACCCAGTTATAACGGAACCCTATTTCGTGTGCCAATATTTCCCCAAAGCCCAACATCATACCATTGATGAACGGTAAAATCAAGTTAATTGAACTTTTTCTTAAAATTGACcataaatttatattatacacCGActcttccttttcttcttgaagagGAAACATGCTTGCATTTATTGCATCTGCGTAACTAACGTCTTCCGATGACAGTTGGTTGCCTGTAGTATTGTTGATCTCTTCGTTTTGGTTGTTCAGAAGCAATGCTTCATTTAGAAACTCTGATGTTTCTTCTACATATTTCTCggtttcaatatcattattatcttgCAACTTTATACCGCTATGGAGCTCAGGCTTATCATATATACCTGACATTATTCTCTGGTGTTGATCAACGTAACCTAAACGCCATATATAAGTTCCATTGTGAACTAAATTTTAGATGAAGCAGAGTCCAATCACGTGATCGATTTCATTAGTTATAACCAGTACAtgtttttgcaattaaCTATCTAATtctaaagaattatttacaGGTAAGCTTAATCTTGAATACCAACAGATAAGCCTTGTTCCAATCTCTTTTCGGTTAAGGCAGCGATGACTGCAGCACCAACACCGGAACCATCTTCGGCGTGGACAATAGTGATAAGG encodes:
- a CDS encoding DEHA2F13970p (some similarities with uniprot|Q08176 Saccharomyces cerevisiae YOL026C MIM1 Mitochondrial outer membrane protein that mediates assembly of mitochondrial beta-barrel proteins); the encoded protein is MSGIYDKPELHSGIKLQDNNDIETEKYVEETSEFLNEALLSNNQNEEINNTTGNQSSSEDVSYADAINASMFPLQEEKEESVYNINLWSILRKSSINLILPFINGMMLGFGEILAHEIGFRYNWVGAKVEPPRRIARKNKQNQSAFL